The following proteins are co-located in the Paraburkholderia phytofirmans PsJN genome:
- the hisG gene encoding ATP phosphoribosyltransferase, with product MSAMPQTSSSPAVSAPLTLALSKGRIFEETLPLLAAAGIEVAEDPETSRKLILPTTDANLRVIIVRATDVPTYVEYGAADFGVAGKDVLLEHGGSGLYQPVDLDIARCRMSVAVAAGFDYANAVRQGARLRVATKYVETAREHFAAKGVHVDLIKLYGSMELAPLVGLADAIVDLVSSGNTLRANNLVEVEEIMQISSRLVVNQAALKLKRAALRPILDAFERASKAGAATA from the coding sequence ATGAGCGCCATGCCGCAAACTTCGTCGTCGCCGGCAGTGAGCGCACCGCTCACGCTGGCGTTGTCGAAAGGGCGTATCTTCGAGGAAACGTTGCCGCTGCTCGCCGCAGCCGGCATTGAAGTGGCTGAAGACCCGGAAACCTCGCGCAAGCTGATTCTGCCGACCACCGACGCGAACCTGCGCGTGATCATCGTGCGCGCCACCGACGTGCCGACCTACGTCGAATACGGCGCGGCGGACTTCGGCGTGGCGGGCAAAGACGTGCTGCTCGAACACGGCGGCAGCGGCCTGTATCAACCGGTCGATCTGGATATTGCGCGCTGCCGCATGTCGGTCGCGGTGGCCGCCGGTTTTGATTACGCGAACGCGGTGCGCCAGGGCGCGCGCTTGCGCGTCGCGACCAAGTACGTTGAAACAGCACGTGAGCATTTCGCCGCCAAGGGCGTGCACGTCGATCTGATCAAGCTGTACGGTTCGATGGAACTGGCGCCGCTGGTCGGTCTCGCCGATGCGATCGTCGACCTGGTGAGTTCGGGCAATACCTTGCGCGCCAACAATCTGGTCGAGGTGGAGGAGATCATGCAGATTTCGTCGCGCCTCGTGGTGAACCAGGCGGCGCTGAAACTCAAGCGCGCGGCGTTGCGGCCGATCCTCGACGCATTCGAACGCGCGTCGAAGGCCGGCGCCGCGACGGCCTGA
- the murA gene encoding UDP-N-acetylglucosamine 1-carboxyvinyltransferase yields the protein MDKLVIEGGYPLSGEVVVSGAKNAALPILCASLLSAEPVHLENVPDLQDVRTMLKLLGQMGVQIESGDGRVSLNASKVDNLVAPYEMVKTMRASILVLGPLVARFGHARVSLPGGCAIGARPVDQHIKGLQAMGAEITIEHGFIEARAKRLKGARIVTDMITVTGTENLLMAAVLAEGETVIENAAREPEVGDLAHLLVAMGAKIEGIGTDRLVIQGVDKLHGAKHTVIPDRIEAGTFLCAVAAAGGDVTLRKVRPLILEAVTEKLREAGVTVEEGDDWMRVRMDKRPSAVTFRTSEYPAFPTDMQAQFMALNTIATGTSQVVETIFENRFMHVQELNRLGANITIDGNTALVTGVEQLSGAKVMATDLRASASLVIAALRADGETLIDRIYHLDRGYDRMETKLTALGAKVRRVSGSQA from the coding sequence ATGGATAAACTCGTCATTGAAGGTGGCTACCCGCTGTCGGGTGAAGTCGTCGTCTCGGGTGCGAAGAATGCGGCGTTGCCGATTCTGTGCGCGAGTCTGCTCAGCGCGGAGCCGGTGCATCTGGAAAACGTGCCCGACCTGCAGGACGTGCGCACGATGCTCAAGTTGCTCGGCCAGATGGGCGTGCAGATCGAAAGCGGCGATGGGCGCGTGTCGCTGAACGCGTCGAAGGTGGATAACCTCGTCGCGCCGTACGAAATGGTGAAGACCATGCGCGCGTCGATCCTCGTGCTCGGCCCGCTGGTCGCGCGCTTCGGTCACGCGCGGGTTTCGCTGCCGGGCGGCTGCGCGATCGGTGCGCGTCCGGTAGATCAGCACATCAAGGGCCTGCAGGCCATGGGTGCTGAGATCACGATCGAGCACGGCTTTATCGAAGCGCGCGCGAAGCGTCTGAAGGGCGCGCGTATCGTCACCGACATGATCACCGTCACCGGCACGGAGAATCTGCTGATGGCAGCCGTGCTGGCCGAGGGCGAGACCGTCATCGAGAACGCGGCGCGCGAGCCGGAAGTCGGCGACCTTGCGCATTTGCTGGTCGCGATGGGCGCGAAGATCGAAGGCATCGGCACGGATCGCCTCGTGATCCAGGGTGTCGACAAGCTGCATGGCGCGAAGCACACGGTGATTCCGGATCGGATCGAAGCCGGCACCTTCCTGTGCGCGGTAGCGGCGGCAGGCGGAGACGTCACACTGCGTAAAGTGCGTCCGCTGATTCTCGAAGCGGTCACCGAAAAGCTGCGCGAAGCCGGCGTCACGGTCGAAGAAGGCGACGACTGGATGCGCGTGCGCATGGACAAGCGTCCGAGCGCGGTCACCTTTCGCACCTCCGAATACCCGGCGTTCCCGACCGACATGCAGGCGCAGTTCATGGCGCTGAACACGATCGCGACGGGCACTTCGCAGGTCGTCGAGACGATCTTCGAAAACCGCTTCATGCACGTGCAGGAATTGAACCGCCTCGGCGCCAACATCACGATCGACGGCAACACCGCGCTCGTGACCGGCGTCGAACAGCTTTCGGGCGCGAAGGTGATGGCGACCGATCTGCGCGCCTCCGCGAGTCTCGTGATCGCCGCGTTGCGCGCCGACGGTGAAACGCTGATCGACCGGATCTATCACCTCGACCGTGGTTACGACCGCATGGAAACCAAGCTCACCGCTCTCGGCGCGAAGGTGCGCCGGGTCTCGGGGAGCCAGGCATGA
- a CDS encoding BolA family protein, whose protein sequence is MLPTPEQVKQYIAAGLACQHLEVEGDGQHFFATIVSPSFEGKRLIQRHQLVYAALGDRMREEIHALSMKTLTPAEWQNA, encoded by the coding sequence ATGTTGCCGACTCCCGAACAGGTCAAGCAATACATCGCGGCTGGGCTCGCCTGCCAGCATCTCGAAGTCGAAGGCGACGGCCAGCATTTCTTTGCGACCATCGTTTCGCCGAGCTTTGAAGGCAAGCGTCTGATCCAGCGACATCAACTCGTGTATGCGGCGCTCGGCGACCGTATGCGCGAAGAAATCCACGCGCTCAGCATGAAAACGCTGACGCCCGCCGAATGGCAGAACGCGTAA
- a CDS encoding ABC transporter permease, translated as MSGFRTLFYKELLRFWKVAFQTVLAPVITALLYLTIFGHALRGHVEVYPGVEYTSFLIPGLVMMSVLQNAFANSSSSLIQSKITGNLVFVLLPPLSHYEMFGAYVLAAVARGLAVGFGVFIVTIWFVPVSFSAPLYIILFAIFGAAILGTLGLIAGIWADKFDQLAAFQNFLIMPLTFLSGVFYSTHTLPPVWREVSRLNPFFYMIDGFRYGFFGMSDINPLASLAIVAGFFVVLAVVAMRMLASGYKLRH; from the coding sequence ATGAGCGGTTTTCGTACGCTGTTTTACAAAGAGCTTCTGCGGTTCTGGAAGGTGGCGTTCCAGACGGTGCTGGCGCCGGTCATCACCGCGCTCCTGTATCTGACGATTTTCGGCCACGCTTTGCGCGGTCACGTTGAGGTCTATCCGGGCGTCGAATACACGAGTTTTCTGATTCCGGGTCTCGTGATGATGAGCGTGTTGCAAAATGCGTTTGCCAATAGCTCGTCGTCGCTGATCCAGTCGAAGATCACGGGCAACCTGGTGTTCGTGTTGCTGCCGCCGCTGTCGCACTACGAGATGTTCGGCGCTTATGTGCTCGCGGCCGTGGCGCGCGGGCTGGCGGTCGGCTTCGGCGTATTCATCGTGACGATCTGGTTCGTGCCGGTCAGTTTCAGCGCGCCGCTCTACATCATTCTGTTCGCGATTTTCGGCGCGGCGATTCTCGGTACGCTCGGTTTGATCGCCGGTATCTGGGCCGACAAATTCGATCAGCTCGCGGCGTTTCAAAATTTTCTGATCATGCCGCTCACGTTCCTCTCCGGCGTGTTCTACTCCACGCACACGCTACCGCCGGTATGGCGCGAAGTGTCGCGGCTGAATCCCTTTTTCTACATGATCGACGGCTTTCGCTACGGTTTCTTCGGGATGTCGGATATCAATCCGCTCGCGAGCCTTGCGATCGTTGCCGGTTTCTTTGTGGTGCTGGCCGTGGTGGCGATGCGCATGCTCGCCTCCGGCTACAAACTGCGCCACTGA
- a CDS encoding ABC transporter ATP-binding protein, protein MSAIEIRNVKKRYKDLQALKGVSLTVEEGEFFGLLGPNGAGKTTLISILAGLARADEGSIAVRGHDVVSDFRDARRALGVVPQELVFDPFFTVRETLRIQSGYYGLRNNDAWIDEIMANLDLTDKADANMRALSGGMKRRVLVAQALVHRPPVIVLDEPTAGVDVELRQTLWKFISRLNREGHTIVLTTHYLEEAESLCDRIAMLRRGEVVALERTSTLLQRFAGMQLFLRFAQGVLPADLRPLEVESGTGNGNGRQHLLRLASYDDVEKILAQCRAAGCVFEEIEVRKADLEDVFVQVMNGPEVIEGLA, encoded by the coding sequence ATGTCAGCCATAGAAATTCGTAACGTCAAGAAGCGCTACAAGGATTTGCAGGCGCTCAAGGGCGTCAGCCTCACAGTTGAAGAAGGCGAGTTCTTCGGACTGCTCGGTCCGAACGGCGCGGGCAAGACAACGCTCATCAGCATCCTCGCCGGGCTCGCGCGCGCCGACGAAGGCAGCATCGCGGTGCGCGGCCACGACGTGGTCAGCGATTTCCGCGACGCGCGTCGCGCGCTCGGCGTGGTGCCGCAGGAACTGGTCTTCGATCCGTTCTTCACGGTCCGCGAAACCTTGCGCATCCAGTCCGGCTACTACGGGCTGCGCAACAACGACGCGTGGATCGACGAGATCATGGCCAATCTCGACCTCACCGACAAAGCCGACGCCAACATGCGCGCGCTGTCGGGCGGCATGAAGCGTCGCGTGCTGGTCGCGCAGGCGCTGGTGCATCGTCCGCCGGTGATCGTGCTCGACGAGCCGACCGCGGGTGTGGACGTCGAATTGCGGCAAACGCTGTGGAAATTCATTTCGCGCCTGAACCGCGAAGGCCACACCATCGTGCTGACCACGCACTACCTGGAAGAAGCCGAATCGCTGTGCGACCGCATTGCAATGCTGCGGCGCGGCGAGGTGGTGGCGCTCGAACGCACCAGCACACTGCTGCAACGCTTTGCCGGCATGCAACTGTTCCTGCGGTTCGCGCAAGGCGTCTTGCCGGCCGATCTGCGTCCGCTCGAGGTGGAAAGCGGCACGGGCAACGGCAATGGCCGCCAGCATCTGCTGCGTCTGGCGAGCTATGACGACGTCGAGAAAATTCTCGCGCAGTGCCGCGCGGCGGGCTGCGTATTCGAAGAAATCGAGGTCCGCAAAGCCGATCTCGAAGATGTGTTCGTTCAGGTGATGAACGGTCCGGAAGTGATCGAGGGGCTTGCATGA
- a CDS encoding STAS domain-containing protein, whose product MSEVLSPVVSRFECGATLTHASATAALAAGLQRIAAGANGVDCAPLTQFDSSALAVLLAWQRAAQARGATFEIVNLPAGLASLAQAYGVDTLIGARH is encoded by the coding sequence GTGAGCGAAGTGTTGAGCCCCGTCGTCAGCCGCTTCGAGTGCGGCGCGACGCTGACCCACGCGAGCGCGACTGCCGCGCTCGCGGCGGGTTTGCAGCGTATCGCGGCGGGCGCGAACGGCGTGGACTGCGCACCGCTCACGCAGTTCGATTCGTCCGCGCTGGCCGTCCTCCTCGCGTGGCAGCGTGCCGCCCAGGCGCGCGGCGCCACGTTCGAGATCGTCAACCTGCCGGCTGGTCTCGCCAGCCTTGCACAAGCCTACGGCGTCGATACCCTCATCGGCGCGCGACATTGA
- a CDS encoding MlaC/ttg2D family ABC transporter substrate-binding protein, which translates to MKKFFLIPLFAALFSFASAGASAQTVDTNSPDGLIKTVTQQVIDAIRADKSIQQGDISHITKLVNEKILPYTDFRRTTQLAMGRNWRTASPEQQNAVVEQFKMLLIRTYSGALAQVRDQQIQYKPFRMNPDDTDTVVRSVVMNNGSPIELDYRLYKTPQGWRVYDINVLGAWLIQAYQQQFNEQIQQKGVDGLIQFLTQRNQQLAAGKQS; encoded by the coding sequence ATGAAAAAATTCTTCCTGATTCCGCTGTTCGCCGCGTTGTTCTCGTTTGCCAGTGCCGGTGCATCGGCACAGACGGTCGACACCAATTCGCCTGACGGCTTGATCAAGACCGTCACCCAGCAGGTGATCGACGCAATTCGTGCAGACAAGTCGATCCAGCAGGGCGACATCTCGCACATCACCAAGCTGGTCAACGAAAAGATCCTGCCGTACACGGATTTCCGCCGCACCACGCAGCTGGCCATGGGCCGCAACTGGCGCACTGCGTCGCCGGAGCAGCAAAACGCGGTGGTCGAGCAGTTCAAGATGCTGCTGATCCGTACGTACTCGGGCGCGCTGGCTCAGGTGCGCGATCAGCAGATCCAGTACAAGCCGTTCCGCATGAACCCGGACGACACCGACACGGTGGTGCGCTCGGTCGTGATGAACAACGGCTCGCCGATCGAACTCGACTACCGTCTGTACAAGACGCCGCAAGGCTGGCGCGTGTATGACATCAACGTGCTCGGCGCATGGCTGATCCAGGCGTACCAGCAGCAGTTCAACGAGCAGATCCAGCAGAAGGGCGTGGACGGGCTGATCCAGTTCCTCACGCAGCGCAACCAGCAACTCGCCGCGGGCAAGCAGTCGTGA
- a CDS encoding MlaA family lipoprotein has translation MQTTRISGARAFQAGKLAVAAALLAGCTTVQTPTPGDPLEGLNRTIFTVNDKLDQYALKPVAKGYVFITPQPVRDSVTNFFSNIGDVYIAANNLLQLKITDGVEDIMRIVINTVFGVGGLFDVATLAKLPKHDNDLGLTLGHYGVPAGPYLVLPLFGPSTVRDAVGSIGNYYVNPLSYIHPDGLSWALYGLNIVNTRANLLNAGDVLEGAALDKYSFVRSAYLQRRQYLLSDGKQSQALPNYGDEAPLPKYDDVDSGAADAPAGAAGTQGAAAAKAAPASDATAATPPQAASGTAAAPEAASGTAESPPLDLNGGPETTQIPAGQLVPPTRFNFPSFKLR, from the coding sequence ATGCAGACCACACGCATCAGCGGCGCGCGCGCCTTCCAGGCCGGTAAGCTGGCGGTAGCCGCAGCGCTGCTCGCCGGCTGTACGACTGTGCAGACGCCGACCCCGGGCGATCCGCTCGAAGGCTTGAACCGCACGATCTTCACCGTCAACGACAAGCTCGATCAATACGCGCTCAAGCCCGTCGCGAAGGGCTATGTGTTCATCACACCGCAGCCGGTGCGCGACAGCGTGACGAACTTCTTCTCGAACATCGGCGACGTCTACATTGCGGCGAACAACTTGCTGCAGTTGAAGATCACCGACGGCGTCGAAGACATCATGCGAATCGTGATCAACACGGTGTTCGGCGTTGGCGGTCTGTTCGACGTGGCGACGCTCGCCAAGCTGCCCAAGCACGACAACGACCTCGGCCTCACGCTTGGCCACTACGGCGTGCCGGCGGGCCCATACCTCGTGCTGCCGCTGTTCGGACCGAGCACTGTGCGCGACGCGGTCGGCTCGATCGGCAATTACTATGTGAACCCGCTCAGCTACATTCATCCGGATGGGCTCAGCTGGGCGCTGTACGGCCTGAACATCGTCAACACGCGGGCGAATCTGCTGAACGCCGGCGACGTGCTGGAAGGCGCCGCGCTCGACAAATACTCGTTCGTGCGTAGCGCGTATCTGCAACGCCGTCAGTACCTGTTGTCGGACGGCAAACAGTCGCAGGCGCTGCCCAATTATGGCGACGAAGCGCCGCTGCCGAAGTACGACGACGTCGACAGCGGAGCCGCCGATGCGCCGGCGGGCGCCGCGGGCACGCAGGGTGCTGCTGCCGCGAAGGCGGCGCCGGCTTCGGATGCGACCGCGGCAACGCCGCCGCAAGCGGCGTCGGGCACCGCGGCCGCGCCTGAGGCTGCTTCGGGCACGGCCGAATCTCCGCCGCTGGACCTGAACGGCGGTCCTGAAACGACTCAGATCCCGGCCGGCCAACTGGTTCCGCCCACGCGCTTTAACTTTCCGTCATTCAAATTGCGTTGA
- the mlaD gene encoding outer membrane lipid asymmetry maintenance protein MlaD, with the protein MKKTAALDFWVGLFVVLGFVALLFLALKAGNMSSLSFQPTYPVKLKFDNIGGLKARAPVKSAGVTVGRVASIGFDSNAYQALVTIDLDKQYQFPKDTSAKILTSGLLGEQYIGLEPGGDSEMLKAGDTISMTQSAIVLENLIGQFLYSKAADSGASKPGAAAGAPTPAPSAAPAASSLPASGAAAQ; encoded by the coding sequence ATGAAAAAGACTGCTGCTCTCGACTTCTGGGTCGGCCTGTTCGTGGTGCTGGGTTTCGTGGCGTTGCTGTTTCTCGCGCTGAAGGCCGGCAACATGAGCTCGTTGTCGTTCCAGCCGACCTATCCGGTCAAGCTCAAGTTCGACAATATCGGCGGACTGAAGGCCCGCGCGCCCGTGAAGAGCGCGGGTGTGACGGTCGGCCGCGTCGCTTCGATCGGCTTTGACAGCAATGCATATCAGGCGCTCGTCACGATCGACCTCGACAAGCAATACCAGTTTCCGAAAGACACCTCGGCGAAGATTTTGACCTCGGGGCTGCTCGGCGAGCAATACATCGGGCTCGAACCCGGCGGCGACAGCGAAATGCTCAAGGCGGGCGACACCATCTCCATGACGCAATCGGCGATCGTGCTGGAAAACCTCATCGGCCAGTTTCTGTACAGCAAGGCCGCGGATTCGGGGGCGTCCAAACCTGGCGCGGCGGCGGGTGCTCCCACGCCGGCGCCTTCCGCAGCGCCTGCAGCGTCGAGCTTGCCCGCCTCCGGCGCGGCCGCTCAATAA
- the mlaE gene encoding lipid asymmetry maintenance ABC transporter permease subunit MlaE: MISAIGRSVIGGLGTAGYATRFFFRLLLEFFPLLRRPRLVTKQIHFVGNYSLVIIAVSGLFVGFVLGLQGYYTLNRYGSEQALGLLVALSLVRELGPVVTALLFAGRAGTSLTAEIGLMKAGEQLTAMEMMAVDPVKVVVAPRLWAGIISMPILAAIFSAVGVFGGYVVGVLLIGVDAGAFWSQMQGGVDVWRDVGAGVIKSVVFGLAVTFVALFQGYEAKPTPEGVSRATTKTVVYASLAVLGLDFLLTALMFS; this comes from the coding sequence ATGATCAGTGCGATCGGCCGCTCGGTGATCGGCGGGCTGGGCACAGCCGGCTACGCCACGCGCTTTTTCTTCCGGCTGCTGCTCGAGTTTTTTCCGTTGTTGCGCCGTCCGCGTCTTGTCACGAAGCAGATCCACTTCGTGGGTAATTATTCGCTGGTGATCATTGCGGTGTCGGGGCTGTTCGTCGGCTTCGTGCTTGGCTTGCAGGGCTACTACACGCTGAACCGCTACGGCTCCGAGCAGGCGCTCGGCCTGCTGGTCGCGCTGTCGCTCGTGCGCGAACTCGGCCCGGTGGTCACGGCGCTCCTGTTCGCCGGGCGCGCGGGCACGTCGCTCACCGCCGAGATCGGCTTGATGAAGGCCGGCGAGCAACTGACCGCAATGGAAATGATGGCCGTCGACCCGGTCAAGGTGGTGGTCGCGCCGCGTCTGTGGGCCGGCATCATCTCGATGCCGATCCTCGCGGCGATCTTCAGCGCGGTCGGCGTGTTCGGCGGCTATGTGGTGGGCGTGCTGCTGATCGGCGTCGATGCCGGCGCGTTCTGGTCGCAGATGCAAGGCGGCGTCGATGTCTGGCGCGACGTTGGCGCGGGCGTGATCAAGAGCGTGGTGTTCGGCCTTGCGGTGACGTTCGTTGCACTGTTTCAAGGCTATGAAGCCAAGCCGACGCCGGAAGGCGTGTCGCGCGCCACGACCAAGACGGTCGTGTACGCGTCGCTCGCGGTGCTCGGCCTCGATTTTCTGCTGACCGCACTGATGTTCAGCTAA
- a CDS encoding ABC transporter ATP-binding protein, whose protein sequence is MSSSPETLLELRDVDFGYGDRLVLSNLNLRFKRGQVVAVMGGSGCGKTTVLRLIGGLVRAQRGQILFQGQDIGRQTRDGLYALRRKMGMLFQFGALFTDMSVFENVAFALREHTDLPEELIRDLVLMKLNAVGLRGARDLAPSEISGGMARRVALARAIALDPELMMYDEPFAGLDPISLGITANLIRALNQALGATSILVTHDVPESFAIADYVYFLANGGVHAEGTPAELRASTDPTVRQFIDGAPDGPFKFHYPSKTPLAADFGIGGGQS, encoded by the coding sequence GTGTCTTCCTCCCCCGAGACCTTACTCGAGCTGCGTGACGTCGACTTCGGTTATGGCGACCGGCTCGTCCTGTCGAACCTGAATCTGCGCTTCAAGCGCGGTCAGGTGGTCGCGGTCATGGGCGGGTCGGGTTGCGGCAAGACCACGGTGCTGCGCCTGATCGGCGGCCTGGTGCGCGCGCAGCGCGGCCAGATCCTGTTCCAGGGCCAGGACATCGGCCGGCAAACGCGTGACGGCCTGTACGCGCTGCGTCGCAAGATGGGCATGCTGTTCCAGTTCGGCGCGCTGTTCACCGACATGTCCGTGTTCGAAAACGTCGCCTTCGCGCTGCGTGAACACACCGACCTTCCCGAAGAACTGATCCGCGATCTCGTGTTGATGAAACTCAACGCGGTCGGCCTGCGCGGCGCGCGCGACCTCGCGCCGTCGGAGATTTCGGGCGGCATGGCGCGGCGCGTGGCGCTGGCGCGCGCCATCGCGCTCGATCCCGAACTGATGATGTACGACGAGCCGTTCGCCGGTCTCGATCCGATCTCGCTCGGCATCACCGCGAACCTGATTCGCGCGCTGAATCAGGCGCTTGGCGCCACCTCGATCCTCGTCACGCACGACGTGCCCGAATCGTTCGCGATCGCCGATTACGTCTATTTTCTCGCCAACGGCGGGGTTCACGCCGAAGGCACGCCCGCCGAATTGCGGGCCTCGACCGATCCCACCGTGCGTCAGTTCATCGACGGCGCACCCGACGGTCCTTTCAAATTTCACTATCCCAGCAAGACGCCGCTCGCGGCGGACTTCGGCATCGGCGGAGGTCAGTCATGA
- the thiE gene encoding thiamine phosphate synthase, whose protein sequence is MTQTLTLKDRDLFWPPADELTEAAERIRARLGDWPPTHAPWRICLTAPDEPNGGDLIVIADAQQHGEQVARWLVRGAGVIEAAEDKATLHLGGEKYRLEGHLAEDWVAALAAFLDCGFDPHDALVLALAWRDGDETRADDAFPADLSHFPRLAGLPDALAQAFPRCPDRLGLYPVLPTAEWVERVVGFGVKTVQLRRKSSEPAEELKREIARCVAVGRQHDAQVFINDHWQAALEAGAYGVHLGQEDVHTADLAALAAGGVRLGLSTHGFYEILRALHFRPSYIALGAVFPTTTKVMPTAPQGLRRLARYVRLLDGVVPLVAIGGIDLQVLPDVLATGVGCAAVVRAVTEAADPAAAVSALQQGFTR, encoded by the coding sequence ATGACGCAGACTTTGACATTGAAAGACCGCGACCTTTTCTGGCCGCCTGCCGACGAACTCACCGAAGCCGCCGAGCGCATCCGCGCCCGGCTCGGCGACTGGCCGCCGACGCACGCGCCGTGGCGCATCTGCCTGACCGCGCCGGACGAGCCGAACGGCGGCGATCTGATCGTGATCGCCGACGCGCAGCAGCATGGCGAGCAGGTGGCGCGCTGGCTGGTACGGGGCGCCGGCGTGATCGAAGCCGCCGAGGACAAGGCCACGCTGCATCTGGGCGGCGAAAAATACCGTCTCGAAGGCCATCTGGCGGAAGACTGGGTTGCCGCGCTGGCGGCGTTCCTCGACTGCGGTTTCGACCCGCATGACGCGCTGGTGCTGGCGCTGGCCTGGCGCGACGGCGACGAAACCCGTGCCGACGACGCTTTTCCCGCCGATCTCAGCCATTTCCCGCGACTCGCCGGCTTGCCCGACGCGCTGGCGCAGGCGTTCCCGCGCTGCCCGGACCGGTTGGGGCTTTATCCGGTTCTGCCGACGGCGGAGTGGGTCGAACGCGTAGTGGGCTTCGGCGTGAAGACGGTGCAGTTGCGCCGCAAATCATCCGAACCCGCCGAAGAGCTGAAGCGTGAAATTGCCCGCTGCGTGGCCGTCGGCCGTCAGCACGACGCTCAGGTGTTCATCAACGACCATTGGCAGGCCGCGCTCGAGGCGGGCGCATACGGCGTCCATCTGGGTCAGGAAGACGTGCATACGGCGGATCTCGCCGCGCTCGCCGCGGGCGGCGTCAGGCTCGGCCTGTCGACTCACGGTTTCTACGAGATTCTGCGAGCACTGCATTTCCGGCCAAGCTACATTGCTCTGGGTGCGGTGTTTCCCACCACCACCAAGGTCATGCCGACCGCGCCGCAGGGTCTACGGCGTCTAGCCCGTTACGTGCGGCTGCTCGACGGCGTCGTGCCGCTGGTGGCGATCGGCGGAATCGACCTGCAGGTGTTGCCCGACGTGCTGGCGACGGGTGTCGGTTGCGCGGCCGTGGTGCGGGCGGTAACGGAAGCGGCGGATCCGGCTGCCGCCGTTTCTGCATTGCAACAAGGGTTTACGCGATAA
- a CDS encoding thiazole synthase — MTSPQTADALTLYGQTFASRVLLGTSRYPSLQSLSDSIDAARPGMVTVALRRQMNEGGAEAGFFDLLKRHGVPLLPNTAGCLTVGEAVTTAHMAREIFETEWIKLELIGDDYTLQPDPVGLIEAAAQLVKDGFKVLPYCTEDLVIGRRLLDAGCEALMPWGAPIGTGKGVINPYGLRVLRERLPDVPLIVDAGLGVPSHAAQVMEWGFDGVLLNTAVSQATHPDAMARAFALGVEAGRQAFLAGPMAERESAHASTPVVGMPFWHQDGSAA, encoded by the coding sequence ATGACTTCCCCCCAAACCGCCGACGCGCTCACGCTCTACGGCCAGACCTTCGCGAGCCGCGTGCTGCTCGGCACCTCGCGTTACCCGTCGCTGCAATCGCTGTCCGATTCCATCGACGCCGCGCGGCCCGGCATGGTGACCGTCGCGCTGCGCCGGCAGATGAACGAGGGCGGCGCGGAAGCCGGCTTCTTCGATCTGCTGAAGCGCCATGGCGTGCCGCTGCTGCCGAACACGGCCGGCTGCCTGACCGTCGGCGAGGCGGTGACGACCGCGCATATGGCGCGCGAAATCTTCGAGACCGAGTGGATCAAGCTCGAACTGATCGGCGACGACTACACGCTGCAGCCCGACCCGGTCGGTCTGATCGAAGCGGCGGCACAACTGGTCAAGGACGGCTTCAAGGTGCTGCCGTATTGCACCGAAGACCTGGTGATCGGCCGCCGTCTGCTGGACGCCGGCTGCGAAGCGCTGATGCCGTGGGGCGCGCCGATCGGCACCGGCAAGGGCGTGATCAACCCCTATGGGCTGCGTGTGTTGCGTGAGCGTCTGCCGGACGTGCCGCTGATCGTCGACGCCGGTCTCGGCGTGCCGTCGCACGCGGCGCAGGTGATGGAATGGGGTTTCGACGGCGTGCTGCTGAACACGGCCGTGTCGCAGGCCACTCACCCCGACGCGATGGCGCGCGCCTTCGCGCTGGGTGTCGAAGCGGGCCGCCAGGCTTTTCTGGCGGGACCGATGGCCGAGCGCGAAAGCGCGCACGCGAGCACGCCGGTGGTCGGCATGCCGTTCTGGCATCAAGACGGGAGCGCCGCATGA
- the thiS gene encoding sulfur carrier protein ThiS: MDIHINQKPLSLPEGATVADALTAFGARPPFAVALNGDFVARTQHAARALQAGDKLDVVQPVAGG, translated from the coding sequence ATGGATATTCATATTAATCAGAAGCCGTTGTCGCTGCCCGAAGGCGCGACCGTCGCCGACGCGCTCACCGCGTTCGGCGCACGTCCGCCGTTCGCGGTCGCGCTGAACGGCGACTTCGTGGCGCGCACCCAGCATGCGGCGCGCGCGCTGCAGGCGGGCGACAAGCTCGATGTCGTGCAACCCGTGGCCGGCGGCTGA